In the genome of Arabidopsis thaliana chromosome 4, partial sequence, the window attgtattttacgtataaatttttataaattaataaatgtacTACTATCATAGTAACACCTACAAACTGATAtgcatatatacacaaatgaGAGttaacactatatatatatcgattGTACCTTGTGTAGTGGAACACTTTATTGTTGTAAATACATAATCCTCAACTATTAGTGTCTATGTATgtcaaacaaatgaaacaatgAAAGCAATCCAAATTAAATGAACAGATTACAATGTAAAATGCCTTCATCCATCTCCGCCATTAGCATGATAGGAACTTGTACTCGATTTCGAGATCCAAGGAATATTACAAAAGGAACGTAACCGTGCTTCTTTATGATCTTCACCACCTCAAGAAGGACCTCTTGTTATATTGTATAGCTCCTCTTTTCCCTGAGACAAATGACCACAATTCTAATGTAAAAAGATCACATCAAGCGACACAATACTCCATCGGTCAAAGATCATTCTTTTAGCCAAAACTTCATTGATTAAGGCTTTGAATGGGAGGGAAGcagaaaaaatacatgtttACCTTTGCATATAGTGCTCCTATTATCAAGACATTATTTctgtattttcctttttgttttaatatttagaGTTAAGATTTCTGTTATTTAAAAACAGTTGATCTATGCATGCAGTCCTTCTCTTACCAAGACATCattcatgtatttttatttttgttttaacataacatttttgttatttaaaatcaGTTGACATGTGCATGTAGTGCTTATGTTACCAATACAtcatttatgtatttttatttcatattttattatttaaaatcagTGTATCTTTCTATGTATTCCTCCTATTACCAAGACACTATTCAtgtattatcatttttattttaatatttattttaagattttgttatttaaaatcaGTTGACATGTTTATGTAGTGTTCCTGTTACCAAGACAccatttatgtattttattttttatttaatatttataactaagatttatgttatttaaaCAACAGTTGACTTGTGCATGAAGTACTCCTATTaccaaaatattattcatgtattttcattttttatttaatatctatatttaaaaattttgttattttaaaattagttgatATATGTGCATATAGTGCTCCTgttaccaaaatataatttttgtatttttttttgttttaagagattaaagatttttgttatttaaaatcaGTTGACTTGCCTATGTAGTGCTCTTGATACCAAGTCACCattcatgtattttattttttattttaatatttataattaagatttatgtttttaaaacaatagtTGACTCGTGCATGTAGTCCTCTTATTACCAAAACAACATTCatgtattttcatttaatatataattaagatttaTGTTAGTTAAACAATAGTTGACTCATGCATGTAGTCCTCTTATTACCAAAACATCattcatgtatttttattttttatttaatatctatatttaaaatttttgttatttaaaatcaGTTGATATATGTGCATATAGTGGTCCATTTaccaaaatatcatttttgtatttttttgttttaagatttatatttaaaatttttgttatttaaaatcaGTTGACTTGCCTATGTAGTGCTCCTGATACCAAGACACCAttcatgtatttattttttattttaatatttataattaagatttatgttatttaaaCAATAGTTGACTCGTGCATGTAGTCCTCTTATTACCAAAACAACATTCatgtattttcatttaatatctatatttaagatttatgttatttaaaCAACAGTTGACTCGTGCATGTAGTCCTCCTATTaccaaaacatcatttatgtattttcatttttcatttaatatcTATAGTTAAGATTTATGTTAATTAAACAACAGTTGACTCATGCATGTAATCCTCCTATTACCAAAACatcattcatttatttttattttttatttaatatctatatttaaaattttggttatttaaaATCAGTTGATATATGTGCATATAATGCTCATGttatcaaaatatcatttttgtattttttttttgttttaagatttatatttaagatttttgttatttaaaatcaGTTGAGTTGTCTCTGTAGTGCTCCTAATACCAAGACACCAttcatgtatttattttttcttttaatatttataattaagatTTATGTTAAAGAACGGTTGACTCGTGCATGTAGTCTTCTACTTGACATTCACACCTGAAACATTCAAACTCTAAATACTTATAGAAGAGGACCATAACCATTTTGTTGATACAACATTGCATCAATTTAATCTCCATCCTTCAGCTCCAATTGACAAAACACATTGAAAAAAACACCATCGATGAATATGGCTTatcttaatatattataaaaatcttTAAGCTTGAATGATAATACATATACCTCATCAGGTGTATGATATTCTCGAATTCAAAATAGAAAGCGAAATGTGTTCCACTCTACACCTCTCATTTTGGTGTAAAGTCCCATCAATTTAAGAAGCTTCGCCTTTCTTCTCACCTTTATATTAAGTCATGCATGCTAATGTAGATGAAGCTTGTGGACGCTAAGAAATGTGAGTTGTTGTTGGAGAAGATGGATGTTTTGAAGGAGGTGACTTCGGTGCTTGCTCAAACcaactaagaagaagaagaggaagctaTTGGATTGTATTATAGGTTTATCGGTTTTTAATCTCGGGTTTAAATGGAGATGTAATGCCTTCTTTTGTTATCTAACTTAGGATTCGTCTCTCTGTCTACGTTAATGAACTTTTAGGACTTTGGATTCTCGTGTGAGAATTAGCTAAGTTGTCTTTGGTCGATGGTTGTAATGAATTAGCTAAGTTGTTTAACAAGCCTTTTGGTCGATGACTGTAATGAACTTTTAGGACTTTGTAAATGTGCTTCCTTTTTGAATGTCTCTCTACTCAAAACTCATAACCAGAGTTATTACAAAACGAAGAAACACACAATAGAATGGATTCGCAAACATATTCAGCAATGACAAGAGTTCTAAATAGCTTATATGGTGATAGGTTCAACCTCATTAACAAAACGGGTTATGATCAAATACTCGAAGCCTTTTCCCTGCGGAGGCTGCACATTGTAACAGTTTCTGTTGCCTTGAGGGAAGCTCCTAAAGTTTTGAAACTGTTTCTCAAGAGAACTTAGTTTGAAACAATGCCTTTTCCAAACCAGTTTCAATGGTGttggaaagaaaaatttgtATGTACTCAACAAGAAATGATCCATTTCATTGATACGTTTTCATCGGTTGCAGAGATGGTACGAGTGAAGATACTTCCCGGCCTTCTTCCAAATCTTCCTTATGACTTACCCACTCACTCACATCACGTCCAATAAAGAGTTTCAAGTTTTGTATTAATAAAAAGGGAATAAACTAAACAGCAAAAGTTGAGCTGAACTAATTGATCATGCACTGCAAACCACATCAAACGAGCCATTTTCTGCTTAACATATTGAATTGATCTTTTCCTGTACATAGGAATTGTTAGAACCCTATAAATACCTACCTGTTAAACAGAAACTAGaaggaaagaaataaaagCAAGGCCAATATGAAACATTTTTCTCTTGAAACCTAACAAGTCATCACGATTTTCTGTAATTTCCCAAAAACACAGATTTCTGGATCCATCTAGCTAAGTAGCTTCCGGATCAGTATTCCTTGTCTCTACAAAATGATCACTCACAATGTAGAATTGTCCCAGGTGGTACCTAACGACACACCGTGCTTCTTTATGATCTTCACCGCCTCAAGAAGGACCTCTTGTTGTGTATTGTATAGCTCTTCTTTTCCCTGAGACAAATGACCACCATTCTAATGTAAAAAGATCACATCAAGCTACTAAACTTTGTCTACATTTGACGACAAAGATCCCTAGCAGTAGTAGTGGTAGTTGTATCATTCAAAAAATGAGAAGACTGTTACAGAGACTAAAGAGAGAGTGTACCATGCGTATCAGATTGCACCCAATGGTAAGTTCAGCGAAAGATTTTTCCACTCGCGATAAGTAACAGTGTGGAGCTTCTTTTCCTAAGAAAACTTTTGTGTTGGACCTCAACATTTCCTTGATTTCATTTGATATTTGAGGAATCATATCCAAGTCATCGATCTGCAGTGGGATCTTGGATGCTATTGCTCGCCACTGAGCACGTGACTTATTCACAATCACctatatatgttattataCTTCAGGGTCAGATTCAAACAAATGAGATAATTAAATCATTGCGAGTGTTAACTCAGTGTGGCATTATGAAAGCTAGAGCATTAGCTTCTGCAATATGAAGATGAATAGTGAGAAACAGATAAACTAACCTGACTCGAAAACAGTGAATTGGGTACCAAAACCGGAAATTTTTCTGCATTCAACAAAGATGTTGTCGTAAGTCCCATTTCAATAACTTGACCTTCTACGGATCCAGCCTGCAAAGTGGGGACAAGGAAGACACTATATcttgagaaaaatatgagtGAGAACTGCCAATATATTTGCTTGCTCTatgaaactaaataaaagaagagagcagaaaagaaaaaaaggttcaaCTAACTTTGATAGTATCACCCATAGAGAAAGGCCGCGAGAATTGCATTGACAGACCACTCAGCACATTACCAAGGATATCTCTGGCAGCAAATGCGGTGGCTACCCCTGAAAACGCAAATCAAAATTGGTATGTTATGAGCAAATACTATAGAATCAGTAGGATATCTAAAAATGTTAGCAACCCCTGAAAAAGATAAGACTATATGCTTGTGATGGCCTCTAGAGGCCTTTATTTTCTGTTGAATCCTAGCAATTAGCATTATAGGCTGAGCAAAACGACTAATATGAAATGGAGAACATTAGACAGACCTCCAACTCCACCAACTGTCAAGATAGATTGAACAGCTACACCACATGCTTCAGCAGAAGCCATCAAACCGATAGCGAAAAGACCAACAGATGATACTTTGTCTAAAGTCAATACCTTCTCCCTATCAAGCCCACCAAAACTCTTAGCCGACAACATTCGGGTAATCACATTGGTCTTCCACCGATATAGGAACCACACAAGTGAGAGAATAACCGCTCCCTTCACAGTCGGGGAAAAGTATTGAGCTGCTATAGTTGTTGGCGCCACCATTGCAGCACTGCAGCATATCACATTCATCAAGTCTATCTATTTTCTACAACATACATGTCAAAGGAATAAAGCTAGAGAGACTCACATTTGTGCAAAAGCAATGAAGGTCACCAAGTAACGAGCAGGATCCTCTAAAGCTCCCCAAAAGCTTTTCTCATAAGGAACATCTTCGTTAGAGAAGCCAACGGGAAGCAGTTTAGCGGAACTTTGCATAGCATAAGTGTGAAACCTTCTAAGAATCCTAGGCATCACAACCCAAGCAAATAAAGTACCAGTCATAGTGAGACTAACAGGAACTATAACATCTTTAAGATAAGGGTTAGAGTCAAGGAACTGCTGAACATGAGGGATCATCTCATCAGAGACATCTTTAGTCTTCTTTGCAGTCTCAGTAACAGCATCGACACTAGTCTGCAACACATCTTTAGCTTTCTCAACCCAATCATTCCCATTCCCATTCCCATCACCAGAGCCAGTAACACCAGAGGCTACAATACTTCCGAAATCATCAGATTTGGAGCTGAAAGCTCGTGCGTACGAAGAATGGCCTAAGTAATTGAAAGGCTTAGCATCATTATGCAGGCGTATGTTCGATGAAAAGGAGATCATCGAAGGAGAAGCTTTTGGTCCATCAAGAAGGTTTCCGCAAGTAAAGGCCCTGGCATGAGAGTTTAGGAGACCAGAACACGATTTTGCAGTGGCATGAGGTTTTATTGATCTTTGAATTGACTTGAGAAGCGATAACCTAACTCCGGCCATTGatctacaaatcaaaatcaaaaatcaggATTTAGAAGTCTTAATCACATTCTTAACcaattgaagaagaacacagtGTTCACTAATTAAGAGCTTGCTAGAGTTTCGATAATGGCGGACCAGATCAAAAATTGAAGTCAATGGAATGTGAAGAGATCATAGAACTTGTATATTACCTGGAGAGACTTGAAGGTAGCTAGATTCTTAGCCAAAATTCTCGCTgagagataaagaaagaattctaaattttgCTTGGCAAAGAgggaaagaagatgaagaagaagaagagacaggTTTATTTCGTCAACTCTGCTTCTTATTCGGTAACATCGACGTCGTTTTAGTCACCTTCAACTTCTGGGCCTTTTGGGCCTAATGATTCAAATTTGTTGGGCTTAATGCAAGTTTGATTAATTTGGTGCAAAACCTTATtaagaaacacacacacacaaagttGTGAATTTGTGAATTTACTTAActacgtacatatatataatcattaaTTAATCACGGTGTTtgtcaaatatatatggttaCAAATTCAATATGTTTTGGACAAAATAATATGTGCCTAAATCTGCTTATAAAtgacaaaatatatacaacCACTAAAAATAGAAGAGATATTTATCATGAATTGTACTCCAATAAAAAAGGTATTGACTTTAGACAAAGTATCAT includes:
- a CDS encoding ER protein carbohydrate-binding protein (BEST Arabidopsis thaliana protein match is: Leucine-rich repeat transmembrane protein kinase protein (TAIR:AT2G19210.1); Has 19 Blast hits to 19 proteins in 2 species: Archae - 0; Bacteria - 0; Metazoa - 0; Fungi - 0; Plants - 19; Viruses - 0; Other Eukaryotes - 0 (source: NCBI BLink).) — protein: MARLMWFAVHDQLEDLEEGREVSSLVPSLQPMKTSFPQGNRNCYNVQPPQGKGFEYLIITRFVNEVEPITI
- a CDS encoding Mechanosensitive ion channel protein (Mechanosensitive ion channel protein; INVOLVED IN: transmembrane transport; LOCATED IN: chloroplast, membrane, chloroplast envelope; CONTAINS InterPro DOMAIN/s: Mechanosensitive ion channel MscS, transmembrane-2 (InterPro:IPR011014), Mechanosensitive ion channel MscS (InterPro:IPR006685), Like-Sm ribonucleoprotein (LSM)-related domain (InterPro:IPR010920); BEST Arabidopsis thaliana protein match is: unknown protein (TAIR:AT4G00234.1); Has 30201 Blast hits to 17322 proteins in 780 species: Archae - 12; Bacteria - 1396; Metazoa - 17338; Fungi - 3422; Plants - 5037; Viruses - 0; Other Eukaryotes - 2996 (source: NCBI BLink).); protein product: MAGVRLSLLKSIQRSIKPHATAKSCSGLLNSHARAFTCGNLLDGPKASPSMISFSSNIRLHNDAKPFNYLGHSSYARAFSSKSDDFGSIVASGVTGSGDGNGNGNDWVEKAKDVLQTSVDAVTETAKKTKDVSDEMIPHVQQFLDSNPYLKDVIVPVSLTMTGTLFAWVVMPRILRRFHTYAMQSSAKLLPVGFSNEDVPYEKSFWGALEDPARYLVTFIAFAQIAAMVAPTTIAAQYFSPTVKGAVILSLVWFLYRWKTNVITRMLSAKSFGGLDREKVLTLDKVSSVGLFAIGLMASAEACGVAVQSILTVGGVGGVATAFAARDILGNVLSGLSMQFSRPFSMGDTIKAGSVEGQVIEMGLTTTSLLNAEKFPVLVPNSLFSSQVIVNKSRAQWRAIASKIPLQIDDLDMIPQISNEIKEMLRSNTKVFLGKEAPHCYLSRVEKSFAELTIGCNLIRMGKEELYNTQQEVLLEAVKIIKKHGVSLGTTWDNSTL